A single Syntrophomonadaceae bacterium DNA region contains:
- a CDS encoding aminotransferase class V-fold PLP-dependent enzyme, with protein MKPWIYFDNAATSRHKPAGVYEAIEKFFREINCNPGRGAYSLALEAGRHILEARSLLAKFFNVPKPNQVIFTANITQALNTAIKGLLRPGDHVLTTGMEHNAVARPLTWMRDNCGIEFDAVPCSKEGLLEPGDVIKFARRNTKLLVSTHASNVTGTIIPITELGLIAKEREWFFVIDAAQTAGVLPVDFQAANADVLAFTGHKHLLGPMGTGGFCISLRAAEHAYPLVTGGTGSISDREYQPDFLPDKFESGT; from the coding sequence GTGAAACCGTGGATTTATTTTGACAACGCGGCCACCAGCCGGCATAAGCCGGCTGGTGTTTATGAAGCTATAGAAAAATTTTTCAGGGAGATCAACTGCAATCCCGGCAGGGGAGCCTACAGCCTGGCCTTGGAAGCGGGCCGCCATATATTAGAGGCCCGGAGCCTGCTAGCCAAGTTTTTTAATGTGCCAAAGCCCAATCAGGTTATCTTTACCGCTAATATTACTCAGGCCCTCAACACAGCCATCAAAGGTTTATTGCGGCCAGGGGACCATGTGCTGACTACCGGCATGGAGCATAATGCCGTAGCCCGGCCCTTAACCTGGATGCGGGATAATTGTGGTATCGAATTCGATGCGGTACCCTGTTCAAAGGAAGGCCTGCTCGAGCCCGGTGATGTGATTAAGTTTGCCCGCCGTAATACCAAGTTATTGGTCTCTACCCACGCCTCCAATGTTACTGGGACTATCATACCCATTACAGAATTGGGCTTGATTGCAAAGGAGCGGGAATGGTTTTTTGTGATCGACGCCGCCCAGACTGCCGGTGTGCTCCCGGTTGATTTCCAGGCTGCTAACGCCGATGTGTTGGCCTTCACCGGCCATAAGCACTTATTAGGACCCATGGGTACTGGAGGTTTTTGTATCAGCCTGCGTGCCGCTGAACATGCCTATCCCCTGGTGACCGGGGGGACTGGCAGCATTTCCGACCGCGAATACCAGCCTGATTTCCTGCCGGATAAATTCGAAAGCGGCACTT